A single window of Paenibacillus sp. SYP-B4298 DNA harbors:
- the cysC gene encoding adenylyl-sulfate kinase codes for MYTSPHITWQSSALTRQERNRRNGHHSCTLWLTGLSGSGKSTLAFALEHELFARGKSVYVLDGDNIRHGLNGDLGFSPEDRSENIRRIGEVSKLMADAGLIVLCAFISPHEEDRAMVRASYAQEEFIEVYVKCSLEECERRDPKGLYKKARSGEITSFTGVSASYDVPATPAVTIDTEILTVEQSVELLLDYLDTRGLLNMN; via the coding sequence TTGTATACTTCACCCCATATTACATGGCAGTCATCTGCATTGACCCGGCAGGAACGCAATCGTCGCAATGGACACCACAGTTGTACTCTCTGGCTCACCGGCCTCTCCGGCTCGGGCAAGTCCACCTTGGCTTTTGCCCTGGAGCATGAGCTGTTTGCACGCGGCAAGTCTGTCTATGTGCTGGACGGCGATAACATTCGGCACGGACTTAACGGCGACCTGGGCTTCTCTCCCGAGGACCGAAGCGAGAATATCCGCCGAATTGGGGAGGTCTCGAAGCTAATGGCTGATGCCGGGCTGATCGTCCTGTGTGCTTTTATATCCCCGCATGAGGAGGATCGGGCAATGGTGCGCGCCTCTTATGCGCAGGAAGAATTCATAGAGGTCTATGTCAAATGCTCGTTGGAGGAATGCGAGAGGAGAGATCCTAAGGGGCTGTACAAGAAGGCTCGCAGCGGAGAGATTACAAGCTTCACCGGCGTCTCTGCAAGCTATGACGTCCCTGCGACACCTGCTGTTACGATTGACACCGAGATACTGACCGTCGAGCAGTCGGTTGAGCTGTTGCTAGATTACCTGGATACACGCGGATTACTGAATATGAATTGA
- the cls gene encoding cardiolipin synthase, with translation MLWVIVALLIFILQVLAILVGEYRRPSKAVAWQLILFVFPLIGFVMYYFMAQEFQRRRTVRRQGIIPSELRREALRRSKLVHRIQELGEETFIHQERLFHLLQSFSLSPITCCNEIEVLQDGEETYERLLEAIAAAQHHIHLEYYTIRDDETGQRFRSALLTKAAEGVQIRLIYDGVGSYETSGAYFAALEAAGVRAVCFLPPRIAFFEKRMNYRNHRKIAVIDGKVGFLGGINIGNEYIGGDPKLGYWRDTHLRLYGDAVYSLQDVFSRDWWFAAKERLNVPGLFPQHTCAGLDQVQILTSGPDSSSDALLEVFFNAIAVAKSRIYITTPYFIPDASLMMGLKTAAVSGVDVRLIIPQTCDSRLVMRASLSYVEELLDAGVRIFRYQKGFIHCKTLIVDQLLASVGTANMDMRSFFSNFELTALLFNQAVIRRMEQDFARDIQDSTELQLSSFKRRPRSQKIGEAVSRMLSPLL, from the coding sequence ATGCTATGGGTGATTGTTGCACTGCTCATCTTCATTTTGCAGGTGCTGGCCATATTGGTTGGCGAGTACCGCCGTCCGTCCAAAGCAGTGGCCTGGCAGTTGATTTTGTTTGTCTTTCCGCTTATCGGCTTCGTTATGTATTACTTCATGGCTCAGGAATTTCAGCGAAGGCGTACCGTGCGCCGCCAAGGGATCATTCCTTCGGAGCTAAGACGGGAAGCGTTGCGGCGTTCGAAGCTGGTGCATCGAATTCAGGAGCTGGGAGAGGAGACATTCATTCATCAGGAGCGGCTGTTTCATCTGCTCCAGAGCTTTAGTCTGTCGCCGATAACATGCTGTAATGAGATTGAGGTGCTGCAGGACGGAGAGGAGACGTATGAACGGCTGCTGGAGGCGATTGCTGCTGCACAGCATCATATACATCTGGAATATTACACGATTCGTGATGATGAGACGGGTCAGCGCTTTCGGAGCGCCTTGCTGACCAAGGCGGCTGAGGGCGTGCAGATTCGCCTGATCTATGACGGAGTGGGCAGCTACGAGACGAGTGGCGCGTATTTTGCTGCGCTGGAGGCTGCCGGAGTGAGGGCGGTCTGCTTCCTGCCGCCGCGAATCGCATTTTTCGAGAAACGAATGAATTACCGCAATCACCGCAAAATCGCCGTGATCGATGGGAAGGTCGGTTTCCTTGGGGGCATCAATATCGGCAACGAATACATTGGGGGTGATCCGAAGCTAGGCTACTGGCGTGATACGCATCTTCGACTATATGGAGATGCTGTCTATTCACTGCAGGATGTCTTCTCGCGTGATTGGTGGTTTGCCGCTAAGGAGAGACTGAATGTTCCGGGACTGTTCCCGCAGCATACATGCGCGGGGCTGGATCAGGTACAGATTTTGACGAGCGGGCCAGACAGCAGCTCGGATGCGTTGCTGGAGGTATTCTTCAACGCCATCGCTGTAGCCAAATCCCGCATCTATATAACGACACCCTACTTTATACCGGATGCCAGTCTGATGATGGGGTTGAAGACGGCTGCGGTAAGCGGGGTTGATGTTCGGCTAATCATACCCCAAACCTGTGACTCCAGGTTGGTCATGCGCGCCTCGCTCTCTTATGTGGAGGAGCTGCTGGATGCCGGGGTACGCATCTTCCGTTATCAGAAGGGCTTCATACATTGCAAGACGCTCATTGTCGACCAACTGCTTGCTTCCGTCGGCACCGCCAATATGGATATGCGCAGCTTCTTCAGTAATTTCGAGCTGACGGCGCTGCTGTTCAACCAAGCAGTGATTCGCAGGATGGAGCAGGACTTCGCGCGGGACATTCAAGATAGCACGGAGCTGCAACTGTCCAGCTTCAAGCGAAGGCCCCGTTCGCAGAAGATAGGGGAGGCTGTGTCGCGGATGCTATCTCCGCTACTGTAG
- a CDS encoding bactofilin family protein, translating into MFRESKQRATIHDTLIGQGAKAEGSFHCESGIRIEGEYQGEMICKGEVIVGEYGVCRSTISAPEVTIAGIVHGEVHTQGRLTITASGQLHGIAIAQSLVIHEGGLLNGTCRMEKQAPAKMLSHDASKERSDKDNGSTKDKKALQAG; encoded by the coding sequence ATGTTCAGAGAAAGCAAGCAGCGTGCAACGATACACGACACACTGATCGGTCAGGGAGCCAAGGCAGAGGGAAGCTTTCACTGTGAATCGGGCATTCGGATTGAAGGCGAGTATCAAGGTGAGATGATATGCAAGGGCGAGGTCATTGTTGGCGAGTATGGAGTATGCCGCTCCACGATCTCGGCTCCGGAGGTGACCATTGCCGGGATCGTACATGGGGAGGTACATACACAAGGCAGGCTGACGATTACTGCATCGGGTCAACTGCATGGCATAGCCATTGCCCAAAGCCTGGTCATTCATGAGGGTGGACTGCTGAATGGCACATGCAGGATGGAGAAGCAAGCCCCTGCCAAGATGCTGTCTCATGATGCCTCCAAGGAACGAAGCGACAAGGATAATGGGAGCACCAAGGACAAAAAAGCGCTGCAGGCAGGCTGA
- the ligD gene encoding non-homologous end-joining DNA ligase, translating into MPAAVQGSILIEGQELAITNPDKLLWPEMGITKLVYLQRLTELAPYLIKHCKGRYLTTIRYPNGIHGKSFYQKNCPQPRPDFVTLAPLETIDYIELNSLPTLLWLGNLACLEFHASFDRIGEPVHPTEWMIDLDPSLEDEPRIMEAASIVGELLRSLGIQSVPKTSGATGVQIIVPLQPELTFDELRVIGQFVGEFVSRAHPHLFTIERMKKDRGTCIYFDYLQHYRGKTLSAPYTPRARKASSVSTPLLWEEVARDVKPADYHLLNIASRLQKMGDLIDTVPPQRLRPILQFIRSGKQAAPLQ; encoded by the coding sequence CTGAGATGGGCATTACGAAGCTTGTCTATCTGCAGCGGCTAACCGAATTGGCTCCCTATCTCATCAAGCATTGCAAGGGACGTTATCTGACGACCATCCGTTACCCGAACGGCATTCATGGCAAGTCCTTCTATCAGAAAAACTGCCCGCAGCCGCGCCCTGATTTTGTTACCCTCGCTCCATTGGAAACAATAGATTACATCGAGCTGAACTCGCTGCCTACCTTGCTCTGGCTGGGCAATCTGGCTTGCCTGGAGTTTCACGCCTCCTTCGACCGGATCGGCGAGCCCGTACATCCAACCGAATGGATGATTGATCTTGATCCCTCGCTGGAGGATGAGCCGCGCATTATGGAAGCGGCCTCCATCGTTGGGGAGCTGCTGCGCTCGCTTGGAATTCAGTCCGTTCCGAAAACCTCGGGAGCTACCGGAGTACAGATCATCGTGCCGCTTCAGCCTGAGCTGACCTTTGATGAGCTGCGGGTCATCGGCCAGTTCGTAGGGGAATTCGTCTCCCGTGCCCATCCTCACCTGTTCACCATCGAGCGCATGAAGAAGGATCGCGGCACCTGCATTTATTTCGACTACCTCCAGCATTACCGCGGCAAAACCTTGTCCGCTCCCTATACGCCGCGAGCCCGCAAAGCCTCCAGTGTCTCTACGCCACTCCTATGGGAGGAGGTTGCGCGCGACGTCAAGCCTGCAGATTATCATCTGCTCAACATCGCCTCGCGCCTGCAGAAGATGGGCGATCTGATCGATACCGTTCCACCGCAGAGGCTGCGGCCAATCCTGCAATTCATCCGCAGCGGGAAGCAAGCCGCTCCGCTACAGTAG
- a CDS encoding ABC transporter permease, with translation MFDFIQLIRNENMKIYRRPRTWVMLGILLVLTLAPSVLMMTLPDAGPDSMWSAFPVGMAIGFFLVTIYSVVVAAETVAGEFSTGTIKLLMIRPWSRSKILLSKYVSVVLFSLLFLLILFVWNYLTTWLMFGGDPTYRVGADNLSPLSYYMLQSVYKYISLLMVVTLSFLISTVFRSGSFAIGLAMFMLFAGQGISSLFMMLGQKWAKYLLFLHMDVSRYLDESVIRIGELGEFTLSFSLTVLAVYYVVFIALTWYIFNKRDIAT, from the coding sequence TTGTTTGATTTTATCCAACTGATACGCAACGAGAATATGAAGATCTACCGCCGTCCGCGCACCTGGGTGATGCTCGGCATTCTGCTGGTCTTGACGCTGGCGCCGTCTGTGCTGATGATGACTTTGCCGGATGCCGGGCCTGACTCTATGTGGAGCGCCTTTCCTGTGGGCATGGCAATCGGATTCTTTCTCGTCACGATCTATTCGGTGGTCGTAGCTGCGGAGACAGTAGCGGGTGAGTTCAGTACAGGCACGATCAAGCTGCTCATGATCCGTCCCTGGAGCCGCTCCAAAATATTGCTATCCAAATATGTGTCCGTCGTGCTGTTCTCGCTCCTGTTCCTGCTGATTCTGTTCGTATGGAACTACTTGACCACCTGGCTTATGTTCGGTGGAGACCCAACCTATCGAGTCGGAGCTGATAATCTGTCGCCGCTCAGCTACTATATGCTGCAGAGCGTGTACAAATACATCTCGCTGCTGATGGTCGTCACGCTATCCTTCCTGATCTCGACGGTCTTCCGCAGCGGCAGCTTCGCAATCGGGCTTGCGATGTTCATGCTGTTCGCGGGTCAAGGCATCTCCTCACTGTTCATGATGCTAGGTCAGAAGTGGGCCAAATATTTGCTGTTCCTCCACATGGATGTGAGCCGCTATCTGGATGAGTCGGTCATTCGCATCGGGGAGTTGGGCGAATTTACGCTGAGCTTCTCACTCACTGTGCTCGCCGTATATTATGTTGTGTTCATCGCCCTGACCTGGTACATCTTCAACAAGCGAGATATTGCCACCTAG
- a CDS encoding ABC transporter ATP-binding protein produces the protein MHESMREPIVRLSNVTKRIGSRTIIDQLTLDVPPGEVFGFLGPNGSGKTTTIRMMVGLMRLTSGEITIRGHRISNEYEKAIRHVGAIVENPEMYKYLSGYDNLLHYARMFPGTPRQRIDEVVELTGMGARIHDKVKTYSLGMRQRLGVAQAILHKPSLLILDEPTNGLDPAGIRELRDYLRRLASEEGTSVFVSSHLLSEMELMCDRVAIIQAGKLIDVRQINAGAQEQAVQVAFEVDQPMEATLLLADLQAAHEGSRLLLTVEREEIPQINARLVAAGIKVYGIRSHTKSLEDQFLEVTGGEQIV, from the coding sequence ATGCACGAGAGTATGCGGGAGCCGATTGTCAGACTGTCCAACGTAACCAAGCGGATCGGCAGCCGGACAATAATCGACCAGTTGACGCTGGATGTGCCCCCGGGTGAAGTGTTCGGCTTCTTGGGTCCGAACGGATCAGGTAAAACAACGACGATTCGCATGATGGTTGGCCTCATGAGGCTGACATCGGGTGAGATCACCATTCGCGGGCATCGAATCAGCAACGAATATGAGAAAGCGATTCGTCATGTAGGGGCGATTGTTGAAAATCCGGAAATGTATAAATATCTCAGCGGTTACGATAATCTGTTGCATTATGCACGGATGTTCCCCGGCACCCCTCGGCAGCGAATTGACGAGGTGGTGGAGCTGACCGGCATGGGAGCGCGAATTCACGATAAGGTGAAGACGTATTCCCTGGGGATGCGGCAGCGGCTCGGAGTAGCGCAGGCAATCCTGCACAAGCCGTCGCTGCTTATACTGGACGAGCCTACTAATGGACTCGACCCGGCGGGAATTCGCGAGCTGCGCGATTATCTCCGTCGCCTCGCTTCGGAGGAGGGGACGTCAGTATTCGTCTCCAGCCATCTGTTGTCGGAGATGGAGCTGATGTGCGACCGGGTGGCGATCATACAGGCTGGCAAGCTGATTGATGTTCGCCAGATTAACGCTGGCGCTCAAGAACAAGCGGTTCAGGTGGCGTTCGAGGTGGATCAGCCGATGGAGGCTACCCTCCTGCTGGCAGACCTGCAGGCGGCGCATGAAGGGAGCAGGCTGCTGCTGACGGTAGAGCGCGAGGAGATTCCACAGATTAATGCACGGCTAGTCGCGGCTGGTATCAAGGTCTATGGTATCCGCTCCCATACGAAATCTCTGGAGGATCAATTCCTTGAAGTGACGGGAGGGGAACAGATTGTTTGA